ATGTGATGTTCGTTTGTTCTCCGGCAATAATTTTGCCTGTAACTTGGTTATCTATATTGCCGGCATTGAGTTTGAGCGTATGACCTGCTTGTAGGGTATGGGTATTTTTCAGACGGCCTTTTGTGCTTAGATTTAATTGGTTGCCTGCAGTGAGATCGCGGTCTATGACGAAATCATCCCTCAAGGTGATATCCAGCTTGTTACCGGCTGTTAATGTGCCATTATTGGCGAGTGATTTGGCTTGTAGTGATACATTACCAGTAGATTGAATCGTGCCATCCTCATTGTTTAGCACCAAAGTGTTTTGATTTTTATCGTAAATAGACAACTGCCGGTTGGTGGCAATTTCACCATGTTGGTTGTATAGGCCGTCTGAAACAGCTAATTGTGCTTGGTTCGCAGATAGGAGTTTGCCGTTTTGGTTGCCTACATTTCGACTATTGATAGTCAGTTGTTCGGTAGCAGTAATATGGCCACTTTGGTTAGTCAGTTGCTGACTTTGGATGCTAACCGTTTCAGCCTCTATACGTCCGTGCGTATTATCTAGAGTCTGACCTTTGGTATTCAGTTGTGCAACAGAAACTTTTCCTGTATTGCGAAGATTGTTATTGGCAGTGACGGTTCCACTATCGGCAAGAATGTTACCTGCGTTATGTAAATCGGCGGTATCAAGCTGTAGATGTGCAGCTCGAATATTGCCTTTTTTATCATTGCTCAAGCGGCCCGAATGAATGAGTGTCAGATTGTTAGCGGTAATTTCTCCCGCATTATGCAGTTCACGGTTGTCAATCTTGCCGGTTTGAGTTAATAAGTGACCGCTGTTTTTAGCAGTTTGAGCACTAACAGCCAGATCGTGTGCCTGGAGTTTGCCTTTTGCCGTATTGTTAAATGAATCGCCTGATACTTGTAGTTTAGCCGCATTCAGACTGCCCGAATTTTCCAAACTGTTTTTGGCGGCAATGTCGATTTGTCCACCTGCATTGATTGATCCTGCATTATCAAGTGCCCCCGTTGTTTGAATGCGTCCTCTGGCGTAGGCTTTTGCAGATGCTGTAGGTGAAACGGGATTGTTTGAACTAGGCTTAGATGCCGAGACAGTGCTGCTACCTGAACCTGTTGCAGTACTCGGAATCTGTGGTATGGCTGATGGATTGGGATTCAAACCGGTCTGTGGAACGTCGCTCACACCAATCTTGCCACTGTTATCGAATTTGCCAGCAGATACCAAATCCAATGCTTGTGAACCTGTTTGAATAATATTACCCGTGTTATCCAAACTACCTGTTGACATATCTAAGCGGGCAGCCTGGATCGTACCGTTGTTTTGGTTTTTCAGACGACCTAAATTACGGACAGTCAATTCACCTGAGGATAAGACCGTACCTGAATTGTCCAGCGTCTGGCTGTGAATATTGGCATCATCCTGTGAGGCAATCGTACCGCTATTACGGACATTGCGGGCATGAAGTGAAACCGCATGGTTTTCTCCCATCGCCGCAATCGTACCCGTGTTGACCAGTTTACCTTCAGCATTCACTGCCACATTGCCAGCTGAGGTAAACAATTGCCCCTGATTGCGCACGGATGCATCACGATTAGTGCTGATCAAGGTGATCTTACCGGCATACATACCACCCAATGCCCCTGTATCGATGGCATACAGTGAGTTGGCAGAATTTGTATTCGCAGCAGGTGAGTGTGAAGACTGGATAGAGCCATCAGCTGAGACATCATTTTGCCCTGCCAACACACGCACATCTTTACCCCACACAGGCCCATCAATCTTAACCGCGCGGCTCAATATCTGCGTGTAATCGGTATCGCGGGCATCCAAACCGTGTCCGACGATTACAACATTGCCTTGCCTTATCTTAAAGCCACTAAGGTCTCCTGCTTGATATTGTGGTTGGCCTGTAGTCAAAGTGGCACGGGAAGCATTGATAAATCCCCCTCCGTTCACTTGAATTCCTGCAGGGTTTGCAATCACCACTTCAGCACGTCTACCACCTACTTCAATATATCCGCCCAACAAAGAGGGATCAGCTGAATTGACTTGATTCACGATGACACGGGCCTCACCACCTGCAAGCCAGGGGTTTCCCTGTATCCAGCCACCCAGCTGTGTTTGCACGTTCCGACGGCTGTTGTTCAAAATAGCACCACGTTTGTCAACATTGAAATGGGTGTATTGATTAACTGAAACTCCTGCGGCAGTAGGGGTTTGGATATTGGCCTGCGGGATGCCGTTACTGGTTTGCATGATGGTAGGCTGTTGCTGTGTAGGTGCGGATTTGTCAGCAACGATGTCTTGGGCATTGACAGAGGGAGAAGTCAGAATAAGGGCAGAGCCGAGGAGTAATGAAAGGGAGAATGAGATAACAGAGATAGAATGGATAAAACCTGTAAAGCCCGCAATATCATTTGGCGAAATACCTGCAGCTTGGGTGTCGGCTGTGTTTTTGCCCTCGCGTTTGGCATTTTCAGCAACGGCCATCATGCAGTTTCGATGTTTATTAAAGACGACTTTGTACAGGGTACGATTCATAGTAAATGCTTTCTCGATAATATTCCTTACAAATATCCATTCTAACTTGAATTAACTTTGTATGTATAGAAAATTTATTTGGGATTGGAAAGGATTAGCTATGAATGTCACAACATTCGGCAAGTTATCTAACAATTTGGTAGTGGTTGTCGTCATTATTGTAACTATGCTTGAAATACGAGGCTTTGCTCCGCGTTCTTTCCTTGCTCTCACTATGCCTTTTTATACTTTGAGACCTTTGCAAAATTCCCCAAAATCCCCTAAATTCCCATCAAGACATTTAGGGGATTTTCCATGAGCACCCTCTTCTAGCAAACCGCACAAGCCATGATTGCCAAACACATCGACCGCTTCCCACTATTGAAGTTGGATCAGGTGATTGATTGGCAGCCGATCGAACAATACCTGAATCGTCAAAGAACCCGTTACCTTCGAGACCACCGTGGCCGTCCCGCCTATCCCCTGTTGTCCATGTTCAAAGCCGTCCTGCTCGGACAATGGCACAGCCTCTCCGATCCCGAACTCGAACACAGCCTCATCACCCGCATCGATTTCAACCTGTTTTGCCGCTTTGACGAGTTGAGCATCCCCGATTACAGCACCTTATGCCGCTACCGCAACTGGCTGGCGTAAGACGACACCCTGTCCGAATTGCTGGAACTGATTAACCGCCAACTGACTGAAAAAGGCCTCAAAGTAGAGAAAGCATCCGCCGCCATCATTGACGCCACCATTATTCAGACCGCCGGCAGCAAACAGCGTCAGGCCATAGAAGTCGATGACGAAGGACAAGTCAGCGGCCAAACCACACCGAGTAAAGACAGCGATGCCCGTTGGATAAAGAAAAACGGTCTCTACAAACTCGGTTATAAACAACATACCCGTACCGATGGAGAAGGCTATATCGAGAAACTGCACATTACCCCCGCCAATGCCCATGAGTGCAAATACCTATTGCCTTTGTTGGAAGGACTGCCCAAAGGTACGACCATCTATGCCGATAAAGGCTATGACAGTGAGGAAAACCGGCAACATCTGGAAGAGCATCGGCTGCAGGACGGCATTATGCGCAAAGCCCACCGCAAACATCCGCTGACGGAAGCGCAAACCAAACGCAACCGATATTTGTCGAAAACCCGTTATGTGGTCGAACAAAGCTTCGGTACGCTGCACCGTAAATTCCGCTATGCGCGGTCAGCCTATTTTGGTCTGCTCAAAGTAAGTGCACAAAGCCATCTGAAGGCGATGTGTTTGAACCTGTTGAAAGCCGCCAACAGGCTAAGTGCGCCTGTTGCTGCCTAAAAGGTGGCCAGATGCCTGATTGATCAGGTATCCAAGGTGAATTACGGGGATATTTGAGTAGAATCAGTGGATATTTGAAACAAAAACAGCCGAAAACCTGTGTTTGGATTTCGGCTGTCTGGGGGAAAAGGAATTTTGCAAAGGTCTCAGGTAATAAATTAGCAACCGAGCTTGCAGTACATGAATCGTCAATGAACCTGTTACTTCCGAGACTACTCCCCTATTTACAATATTAAAGCTGTACTGTTCAGCTAATAGATAACTACCTTCCTTATCTGACTAGACAGAATACTTTTGGTAAATCTGATTGCACTCACTACTTTGTCAAAATCAATATCTTCAGGTTCTGAAGCATACAGTTCCCGGCGTAAGGCGACCAAACGACTTTGTTCAGGTGTACGGCCTTCGCTTCGTGGTGTTTTTCGAGCAATCATGGCCAAAACTGAAGCCACACGTTCAATCAAAGCGTCTTTCTGCATTAAAGTAGCCATTTTTATTCCTTTTCTGAAATTAGGGATTGTTTATGTTGTCGCATTACCAGTTTCACCAAGGATACGCTACATCCGGCCAACTTGGCTGTTTCTTGAAGAGTATGATGTGAGCGCAGACTGATAATCAATTTATGTTTTTGAGTATCTGCCTGACGACCTTTGAATCGCCCTTGTTTTTTTGCTTCAGCAATTCCGGCTGCTTGGCGTTTCTTACGTTGTTCGTAGTCATCTCTAGCCATTTGTAGGGCAATTTTAAGCAGCATGGTTTGTATGCTGTCTAAGACGATTTTGGCAATATCGGAGTCAGTCTGTATTTGACTCAGGTCGATAATGCCGGGAATGGCGAGAAATGCCCCTTTTTCACGGATACGGTTTACCAGCTTTTCTGCTTCAGCCAGTGGCAGACGAGTGATACGGTCAATATGCTCGGCGATGATCACGTCGCCTTCTTGCAAATCGGCAATCAATTTGTTCAATACAGGTCTGTCGGCACGAACGCCCGAAGCCTTTTCCTTATAAACCCCTGCAATGTAGTAACCTTCTGCCTTAGCTTTCTCAATTAAGGCGTTTTGCCGCTCAAGATTTTGTTCTTCAGTGCTGACACGTTGGTAGATTCTTGCTGCTTTCATGTTCAGCCTCAATAGTCAATACCAAAAATACAATTTTGGTATAAATAAGTAGCAACGTCAGTATCATCTCCGGAACTGTAGAAATCTGAAAGTTTTGTGTTGAACTCGGGCATTTGCAGTTCAGAAATTTCCAAAATACCACAGCCTTTTTCGATCAACATTGCATTGGCAAACAGCGTGGCCGTTCGTTTGTTACCGTCCCAAAAGATTTGTTGCCGCATAAAGGCCAACATGGAGCGGATAGCAGTTTCAGTGGTTGAATTACTTCTGTTTTCAATTTGTCCCAACAGATTCTGTACGTCAACTTCCGACATTGCGGGCGGTGTGTGTCGAGACCCATCAACCAGGGTAACGCCGACTGTACCAGTACGGAAATCTCCGGGAGCCAATGAGTCTTCCTGGGCAACAATACTATTGATTTTTTTTAGTAGTGGTATATCAACGGGAAGGCCGTCTGAAATATGGCGCATTACATATTGGTAAGCACGTTTCAGATTTAAGATGGTCTGAATATCACCCAATGATGCCGAGGCAACATTTTGCCCATTGATAATCTGTTCTGTCTGCAACAAAGTTGTCTGACAGTTTTCAAACCGGCTTAGATTGTGGATTTGGGCAACCAATACTTTTTTGGCCAAAAAGATATTTTCTTTCAGGCTGAGATTATATTTATCTGGAAACACTGTTGCTCCTTATACGGACAAAGGTGGTTAATTTGGGTATGCTCTAATTAACCGTCTAGAGAGTATCACAAAGAAATGGGCAATTTAAAATGTTTTGGACTTAAATTGCCCATTTCTGAATTATCCACTCTATTTGCCCATAAAGCAACAAAAAAACCATCCTAAAGGATGGTTTGATCAAATAAACTATTTATTTCTTTTTCTGTCCTGATTCCACCCAAATCCCCCCTTAATCCTCCTCGGATACCCCATAATCAGGCATCCTGCTTTTTAGGCGAAAACAGACACACTTAGCCTGTTAGCGGCTTTCAATAGCCTTCAGATGGCTTTCCGCATAAAACCATCTTGCAGCCGACGCTCTTCCAGATGTTGCTGGTTTTCCTTACTGTCATAGCCTTTGTCGGCATAGACGGTCGTGCCTTCGGCTATACCTTCCAGCAAAGGCGACAGGTGATTGCACTCATGGGTATTGGCGGGAGTGATGTGCAATTTCTCGATATAGCCTTTCGCATCGGTACGGGTATGTTGTTTGTAACCGAGTTTGTAGAGGCCGTTTTTCTTTGTCCAACGGGCATCTTTATCTTTACTCGGTGTGGTTTGACCGCTGACTTGCCCTTCTTCATCGACTTCTATGGCCTGACGCTGTTTGCTGCCGGCGGTCTGAATAATGGTGGCGTCAATGATGGCGGCGGATGCTTTCTCTACTTTGAGGCCTTTTTCAGTCAGTTGGCGGTTAATCAGTTCCAGCAATTCGGACAGGGTGTCGTCTTACGCCAGCCAGTTGCGGTAGCGGCATAAGGTGCTGTAATCGGGGATGCTCAACTCGTCAAAGCGGCAAAACAGGTTGAAATCGATGCGGGTGATGAGGCTGTGTTCGAGTTCGGGATCGGAGAGGCTGTGCCATTGTCCGAGCAGGACGGCTTTGAACATGGACAACAGGGGATAGGCGGGACGGCCACGGTGGTCTCGAAGGTAACGGGTTCTTTGACGATTCAGGTATTGTTCGATCGGCTGCCAATCAATCACCTGATCCAACTTCAATAGTGGGAAGCGGTCGATGTGTTTGGCAATCATGGCTTGTGCGGTTTGCTAGAAGAGGGTGCTCATGGAAAATCCCCTAAATGTCTTGATAGGAATTTAGGGGATTTTTGCAAAGTTCTCTAAGCTATTATCGTTAGAAAAAATAAAAATCACAATAAATCTGCCTTAAATTTAAGCGGATTTATTTTATTAATTATTTGACTTACTAAATTTAGTAAAATTATATGTAGGAAGCAAAACAGGATTATATCCAGCATTTACAAAATAATTATTTACAAATGCTCTCAAGAATGGATATGCAATTGCCGGTGCATTCACCTTTGGGAAATTTGAATGTTTAAACTCATCAGTAATAGTATCATCACATTCAAAACGAGCTACAAATTTACATGAAAAAATACCACCTTCTGTTTCATCATCCTCATTATCTCTACTCTTCAAATTTAAATCAAAGAGAACAAAAAAATCACGCCCCTCTTCCAAATAAAAAGGATGAAACCTAATAATATCCTCACACTGAGACATATTCATATTAGGCATATTTTCCAAAAAGTTAAGTATTTTTTCAGAAGGATTAAATTTTGTTTCAACAACTTTATAATCTAAGAATTTAATATTCATAATAATATAAACCCTTATGCAACTAATTCATAGTGACAATCATTAAAAGCATTCGTGTTATATTGAATGTTGTTCCCAGAAAAATGATCTAAAAACAATAAACTCTCTTCGGCATCCCAATCAAATTTAAAAGGAAAAAAACGTCGTAATCGACTTTGTTTTTCAAAATCTTTTATAAAATTTATTTTTTCATAAATACTCTCACTAGAGAAATATTCTTCCTCACCCCAAATATCATCTAAGCAAGTAACGTTCTTCTCTTCTACGATAAAAGATAGATCAAAACGAGAATTATCAACAATTGATTGAAATTCATCTACGGATAAACTTGCCATAAAGGTATCAAATTTATTAATTATTTCCTGGGTAATTTTCATAAAACATCCTTTTTTATGATAGTAATAATGGAAGGTTTTTTGACAACATAACATCCTACTGTGTACCCTACCATTATTGAAGTCATTGATTCGTAAGACTTAGGTTTTTGAGCCTTAACGAAATAAACATAAATGTCTAACGGTTTATCTAAATATTCTTCAAGCATTGCGAAAAAGCCATTATAAACCTTGGTAGCTAATTCTTTTTCTTTCTTACTCTTATTCGAACCACGTTGATTAGAAGAATCAGATCTATCAAGCTCTTTTTGTACATTCTCTAAAGAATAATTCTGTTCAAAATGTTTTCTATATGTTGCAAAAAGTGCAGTATGGTCATGGCATTCAAAATCGTAGAAGTTATCGTCTAAAACATCTATTTGGCATCGCAATAATACATGCGTTGGATCAGATACCTTTCGCCGATAATCTGTGTCCTTTAAATAACATTTTGTTAGGTCATTGATACTTTTCCAACTATACTCATCATTCTTATCAACTTGCCACAGATAAACACCTATCCCATGACGTCCTTCATTTGTTTTAAACCCTTTCGCATAAATACGATTAGCATAAGTTTCACAAGTTCCATGAGCTCCATACAATGTTTTTTTCATAACTGAATTTTACTTATAGGAATAATTTAATAACATATTTTGTGTTTGTTGCGAATCATATGAAACGATATAATTGATTGCTACATTTTATGAAAATAGAAATTTGAATTAAAATTAACTATTATGATGATTTATAAAATTCTGAGTACAATCCTATTGTACCAGCTTACCAAGAAATTTGTTGTATTCTGATAATCATATTAGAATTATGTTGTATTACTTACTACATCCCTAACACGTTCACGCTACTTTTACCACGGAACTATTCCTCATCTAACTGATATCTAATAACAAATAGATTTTAGAAAAATAAAATTGCTATCAAAGATGACAGAAATTTGTAAACCCAAGGAACGAAGAATAAACGAAGTCTTACTATAAGGTAGATATTTGACTTGCTGTCTGAAGGCTCTGATGGTCTCCTGTTTGGCATTCAGAGCAAGATTTAATGCTATCGTTCGTATGCTTTAAATATAAAAAGCCTTGCGGCCGACAGACATCTGTACGGCGGCAAGGCTTGTTTAGTGCTGAAATTACCGGTATTTTGGTTAATGTGACGCAGCTCTTAAATCTTAAGTTTCGACTATGATAATAGCGTAATGATTAGGTCGATTCCCATATTTTGTATTACGTTCAATCAGATTTATTCGCTGCAATCGAAATGGAAGTGTTTTTTCACTAAATTTTCCTATTAATAACACATCATAGCTTTTCTCTGGAAAAACTTTGTCCTCATAGGTGCCCCTATAAATACGATACTGTTTACCATTAGTAGTATATATATGAAGATAATGAAGGTTATAGGCTTCATTATTACGAGTTCTGGTTTCTATTTCAACTTTCAAATGAGCATATCGCGCATAAAATGCACATAACAAGTCAGCATCTTCTTTATTTAATGGGTTATTTAAATTTCTGCGAGGAAGTGATCGCCGGATTTGATCACCTTTATTATCCGTGACTAGAATAAAAGGATTGTCAACGGGACGTTGTAAATTGGAGGCACCAGAGTTCCCATTAGTGGTATTCGTCCGATTTAAAGCTCTCTGCATAGCAGCTAATTTATCCGCAACTTGGTCATCATTCAAGCTTTCAAAATAAGCTTTGGTATTTCTTGTTGAAGATACATCATACCTATGTGCACAACCTGCTTTATGAAGATTGATACCTATTGCGCTTAGATAGGAGCGGTGTGTTTCTCCTCTAGGGGTATATTTTAAATGAGGTATTTTACACTCGGGACATCTCATGTTTTTATCATACTTACCTATATTTCCATTCTCTTGAAAATAACCATCTATTACATCTATGTTTAAATTTTCATCATCGGGAACAAAATAAAATTCTTCATAAGTTACTTTAGCCATAGCATCCTCCTTAAGAATTTCAAGTACGTTGTGAGAAGATATATAGTATAGATACTAATTGTTAAATGAAACATTAAAATTTTAAAGGTAGTTATTTACACCACTCTGACTATGAGAATTTGGAACATATTTATTCGGTCAATTGTAGTCTTATTAATGTGCAATCAAATTTTTTGTTTCTGATTTTTTAGGTACAAAAAGCCCGGCGGCCGTACAGACATCTGTACGGCTGCCGGGCTTTTGCATTGCTTGTTTAACGAGTAGGTTCGTTGTCTTGTTCTATACCTGTTTGTTTGGAGATATGCGGTTCTTGCTGTACTTGAGGGCTGACCTTTTGATCGTATTCCCGTTGTGCTTTAGTGCTTAGAGGTTGCCCAATCATATCCTTAGCCAATCTACTGATAAGCCTAGCTTCGTTTTTGTGTCCCATCTTATACAGTTCTTTGGCTATAAGACCATATTCAGCCAATATGTAACCGCGTGTCTGCATGACCTTCTGAATGTAGGGATGTGTCGGACGTTCCAGGTTTTTGATTGCTTGGTTTAATTCTTCCAGCCGTTGCTTTTCGATGCGGGGTGTTGCACCACGTTCTTTCATGGCTCGCACTATGCCATTTTCAGCTTTGAGGATTTTTCCCCGGTGTTGCCGTTTAGTAGCCGCACACTCTACACCTTCCTCCCGGAGTTTTTCAGCAAAACGGACGCGCCATTCAAAAAGATCATTTTTACGCGGATTAAGCC
This region of Neisseria subflava genomic DNA includes:
- a CDS encoding recombinase family protein gives rise to the protein MKAARIYQRVSTEEQNLERQNALIEKAKAEGYYIAGVYKEKASGVRADRPVLNKLIADLQEGDVIIAEHIDRITRLPLAEAEKLVNRIREKGAFLAIPGIIDLSQIQTDSDIAKIVLDSIQTMLLKIALQMARDDYEQRKKRQAAGIAEAKKQGRFKGRQADTQKHKLIISLRSHHTLQETAKLAGCSVSLVKLVMRQHKQSLISEKE
- a CDS encoding Fic family protein, producing MFPDKYNLSLKENIFLAKKVLVAQIHNLSRFENCQTTLLQTEQIINGQNVASASLGDIQTILNLKRAYQYVMRHISDGLPVDIPLLKKINSIVAQEDSLAPGDFRTGTVGVTLVDGSRHTPPAMSEVDVQNLLGQIENRSNSTTETAIRSMLAFMRQQIFWDGNKRTATLFANAMLIEKGCGILEISELQMPEFNTKLSDFYSSGDDTDVATYLYQNCIFGIDY
- a CDS encoding protein-export chaperone SecB: MNIKFLDYKVVETKFNPSEKILNFLENMPNMNMSQCEDIIRFHPFYLEEGRDFFVLFDLNLKSRDNEDDETEGGIFSCKFVARFECDDTITDEFKHSNFPKVNAPAIAYPFLRAFVNNYFVNAGYNPVLLPTYNFTKFSKSNN